A segment of the Deinococcus radiopugnans ATCC 19172 genome:
CGCCTGATTTTTCAGGGCACCAGGGACGAACTCTTCGGAAAAAGCCTCCCTGATCTCGTGATTGAATCCCCCACTCCGCAACAAGTCGCTGCCTACGGGGGCCAGTGGACTGCTAAGGGCGTAATCTTCAAAGACCTGGACAAGCCCGGGGCAGCACGATTGCTCGCCGAATTGGCCGCACATGGCATCGAAGTTTACGAGGCGGCCCGTGCCAAGCAGAGCCTCGAGGAAGCCTTTATCAAACTGACGAGCCATGGGGCGCTGAAATGAGACGTGCCCTGGGGCTGGAATTCCGAAAAATGCGCCGGTTGCGTACCCTTCCTATCGCGTTGCTGCTGGTGGCTGTGCTTGTCGCGCTGGCGAGTGGGCAACTGATGGCCGGAGGCGGCACGAAAACTGGTGCCAGCATGCTGATGTCCTACACAATGGTGGCCGCCATGATTTCCCCCATCATGGCGGCAGTTGTCGCCAGTCGGCAAACGGAGATAGAGCATTCCAGCGGGGGCTGGTGGTGGTCTCCGGTTGGAGGCATTCCCGTGGCTCAACTTTGCCGCGCGAAACTGCTGGCCACCAGCCTGGTCATGCTGGGCGTGGTGGCTGTGCAGACGCTGCTGATCGTGCTGATTGCCTTGGCGGCTGGAGTGTCTGCGGGCTGGAATGTCGGGGCGTGGGCCAGCTATGTGCTGCTGCTGCTGCTGGTCAATGTGGCGTTCCTGGCCGTTCACACCTATCTGGCTGCCCGCTTCGACAATCAGTTGCTGGCGGTGGGCGTCGGTATCCTCGGCGGCTTTGCCGGGATCTACTCCCTGCTGGCTCCCTCGGCGCTGGCCCGCGTGATTCCCTGGGGATACTACGCCCTCATCTCCCACACGCAGTTCGTGCAGGAGAACGGACAATTTGATGTCCGTTACCTGACGCCGGAATATCCCTGGATCATCGGATTCGTTGCCGTCGTGCTGGGGCTGTTTACTTATCTCAGCAAGACACTAGAAACCGTAGAAAGGTAGGGGATTTAGTATGTTGTGGGCTGAACTCCAAAAACTTCGTCGCTCAAGCCTCTGGCTCATCGCCTTTTTCTTGCCCGTTTTGGCAGTTGCCACGGGCAGCATTAACTACGCCGCCAATCGTCACACGCTCACAGCAGGTTGGTCTTCGGCAACTTCGCAGATGATGCTCTTTTATGGCCTGCTGTTCTTTTCTGTGGGTGTGGCCCTGATCGTTGCCACCAGTTGGCGCAGCGAACATAAGGGAACCAATTTCTATCTCTTGCAAACCACCAGCCGTTCCGCGCTTCACCTCTTCCTGGCTAAGTTGGTAGCCGCGTGGTTCCCGGTCGTGTTCATGCAACTGGTTTTTGCCGTGGGAGGTTGCCTGGCTGGCTGGCTCTTTCTCGGTTTGACAGGCTGGCCCCCTACGGGTTACTTCACTACCTTGCTCCTCGCCGGGGTGGCGGCCCTTCCCCTTATTGCCCTGCAATCCCTGCTTTCGATGTGGAGCAAGTCCTTCACGACCCCCGTCGTCCTTTGTCTGGTGCTGAGTCTCTTTTCGTGGATCGGGTTACAGGGTGGTGCCCTCGCCACCCTCACGAGCATCGTCCCTCAGGCCCTGATCACGCGCACGTTCAGCTTCGGCTCAAGCATCGTCGCAGAAAGCGTACGCCCATCATTGAGTCAACTCACTACACAGGGTGGTTTGAATCTGCTCCTGACCGCAGCATTCATCTGGTGTTCTGTGTGGGTGATGCGGGTGGTGAAGACGCGCTAGTCATCCGCCAGGGTGGGCCTCAATTTTATCCCTGTCGATCAGAAATCTACTTTTTCAGATCGTCTTGATCTCTCTGCCGCTTAACAATACCCATAACAGTGTTTTTGCTGAGACGTAATTCAACAGCAATCTCCCGGTATGACTTCCCCTCCGCTCTCAACTTCAGAACCCTGGCTTCATAACGATCCGCTTTGACTCTCTGGCCTGCCTGTCGGCCAAATTTCACACCACACTCCTGAGCTGCTGCAATGCCTGGGTCTGTCCTGACATTGCCCAGTTGAAGTTGAGGGGTTGTCATTTCGCACTCGAATCCATAGATTGGGGCTGCAAACATGGCCCTAAACGGGTTGTCCTGCCAGCGATGATGAGCCCAGAGAGTCCACCAGGGCCGACGTAAAGGCCCGGATCAGCGGCAACCCGGCACGGTGGGGCAGCGCAGCCAGCACCAGCGAGCGGGTCAGCGGTTCAGGCAGGGGTAGCGTCACCAACCCGGCGGGTACCGGCGACAGCGCCAGCCGGGGCATGAGCGTGATCCCCAGGCCGTGCCGGACCATGCTCAGCGTCACGCTGTCCTGGTCAATCTCGGTGGCCCGGTCCGCCGAAATGCCAAAACGGCCCAGATACGCCTCGGTGCGCTGAAAGCATCGATCCGATCTGGACGACAGCAGCAGCGGCGCATCAGCCAGTTCCTGCACCGTAACGGGCAGCGTGCCGCGTGACTCCGGGGCGACAAACAGGTAATCGTCTTGCAGCAGCGGCGTCAGTCGCAGGTCTGCTGCCAAACCGCCCTCGACTTCTAAAAGCGCCATGTCGGTCTGCCCACTCCGCACCTGCTCTTCCCCGAGCCCAGCCCGTTCCACGTCCAACAGTTTGACCACCACCCCTGGGTGCTGCTGCCGAAAGGCCAGCAGCACGGGTGGTAACAGATGGGTGGCTGCCGAGCGTATGGATGACACCCGCAGCACCCCAGACAACTTGCTGTCGTCCTGAGCGGCCAGTAACACATCCCCGGCAGCCTGCACGGCAGCACGAGCGTGGGCCACGGCGCGCAGCCCAGCAGGAGTGGGCAGTGTGCCTCTGGCGCTTCGGCGCAGCAGTGAGCAGCCCGCCAGGTCTTCGAGTTTGCCCACCGCCTCGCTTAACGATGACTGAGACATATTCAATTCCGCCGCTGCCTCGCCAAAGCCCCCGGCGTCCACCACAGCAATCAAGGCCCGGAGCTGTGGCAAGGTCGGCTGGGTCAGAGGGCCAGAAATGGACTTCGTGGAGGGCATGTTTCAGTGTAGGGCCGCAGAGTTGCTTGCACTCATCGGGATAACCGATGAGTGCTGCCTGTTGTGTGGCACGC
Coding sequences within it:
- a CDS encoding ABC transporter permease codes for the protein MRRALGLEFRKMRRLRTLPIALLLVAVLVALASGQLMAGGGTKTGASMLMSYTMVAAMISPIMAAVVASRQTEIEHSSGGWWWSPVGGIPVAQLCRAKLLATSLVMLGVVAVQTLLIVLIALAAGVSAGWNVGAWASYVLLLLLVNVAFLAVHTYLAARFDNQLLAVGVGILGGFAGIYSLLAPSALARVIPWGYYALISHTQFVQENGQFDVRYLTPEYPWIIGFVAVVLGLFTYLSKTLETVER
- a CDS encoding ABC transporter permease encodes the protein MLWAELQKLRRSSLWLIAFFLPVLAVATGSINYAANRHTLTAGWSSATSQMMLFYGLLFFSVGVALIVATSWRSEHKGTNFYLLQTTSRSALHLFLAKLVAAWFPVVFMQLVFAVGGCLAGWLFLGLTGWPPTGYFTTLLLAGVAALPLIALQSLLSMWSKSFTTPVVLCLVLSLFSWIGLQGGALATLTSIVPQALITRTFSFGSSIVAESVRPSLSQLTTQGGLNLLLTAAFIWCSVWVMRVVKTR
- a CDS encoding helix-turn-helix domain-containing protein, whose amino-acid sequence is MFAAPIYGFECEMTTPQLQLGNVRTDPGIAAAQECGVKFGRQAGQRVKADRYEARVLKLRAEGKSYREIAVELRLSKNTVMGIVKRQRDQDDLKK
- a CDS encoding LysR family transcriptional regulator, with the translated sequence MPSTKSISGPLTQPTLPQLRALIAVVDAGGFGEAAAELNMSQSSLSEAVGKLEDLAGCSLLRRSARGTLPTPAGLRAVAHARAAVQAAGDVLLAAQDDSKLSGVLRVSSIRSAATHLLPPVLLAFRQQHPGVVVKLLDVERAGLGEEQVRSGQTDMALLEVEGGLAADLRLTPLLQDDYLFVAPESRGTLPVTVQELADAPLLLSSRSDRCFQRTEAYLGRFGISADRATEIDQDSVTLSMVRHGLGITLMPRLALSPVPAGLVTLPLPEPLTRSLVLAALPHRAGLPLIRAFTSALVDSLGSSSLAGQPV